The Dendropsophus ebraccatus isolate aDenEbr1 chromosome 6, aDenEbr1.pat, whole genome shotgun sequence nucleotide sequence tgtatgtgtaagtatatgtctatatgcatatatgtgtatgtatatgtaagtatatgcatactgtatatgcgtatatgtgtatgtatatgtctatatgtgttgtatgtgtatgtatatgtctatatgtgtatgtatgtgtaagttTGTATGTATGTGAGTAAGTTTGTGAGAACTTATGTGAACAAATGTGTGACTAGAAATGTGTATATAGTGGTGGGACAGATATGGGGGTGGCCGTCACTGCTCCGGTGAGTTATCACTGCTTCCAGCTCCTGACGGCAACATTGCACTGCACCCAGATGGCACGAAGAAGGACATGGAAAACAATAGTGCCAGGTTAGTGGTAGCAGCACTTGGAGGTGAGTGGACTTGGGAGCGGTGAGCAGTTACTACACTTAAAAAGCCCATTAGCCATACCCTGTGTGTAAGTGAGTATGTGTGCAGACCTCCCAACTTCCTGGATCCAGCAGAACAGTCCTGAAATGAAGCTCCTGTCACACTGTGCTAGAGGTCAGTTAAATCTCCTACTCTGCCCCCTATCACTGTGCTGCCTGCATGAGCATGTTTGTCTGGCTGTCTGCATGAGCATTTGTGTCTGGCTGCATGAGCATGTGTGCCTGGCTGCCTGCATGagcatgtgtgtctggctgcaTGAGCATGTGTGCCTGGCTGTCTGCATGagcatgtgtgtctggctgcctgcatgagcatgtgtgtctggctgcctgcatgagcatgtgtgtctggctgcatgagcatgtgtgtctggctgcctgcatgagcatgtgtgtctggctgccTTCTTCAACTCACTATGACAGTCATTTATTCCTGAATGTAGTGCAGGAATCAGAATACATATGAGTCTAGTAGTAAAGCTTGAAGTGCACCCGCAGTTCACCAGATCCAAGATCATCCAGAGTCTAGGGGGGCAGCAAGGTGGGGAAGATGCATGGCCATAACTCTTTATTTTCAATCTACAgatccatgatttttttttttttttgcaggaccacAAACTGTACATTGAAACCAAAAATCTTTATTCTGTCtgtattctgtaggtcagtataATTACAATTTATATAAACTTTGTTTTAtggtactttttaaaaaaaattccaacttTTTCATTAAACAAATTatttgtttaaaattgctctgttagGAGCCCTATAGCCTATTTTCTGTGTATGAGGATGCGTGAGGGCTGACTTTCTGCACCATCGTACGTAGCTATTATCTGCACCATCTTGGTTTAGATCGGACTGTTTGATTACGATATGTTGTGAGTGGTGACTAAAAATGGACAATGGTGGCGTTaggattttgtttttatttacaccctttaataagcAATTATTTGCTATTGTACTGATTAACAATTTGTCATTACataatcagtgagatcagtgctctgCTGGTAGATCCTGTCTGAGGCAGACTCAATCAGTACAGTTACAATGCCTACGACCgcttactggctgagcgggcttggcacatcacgtcccaggtccccattCAGACCGGAGCTGTGGGATACCGGCACCAttgctggagtgggggaggtaagaacatgttacttctttacTCCTCCCCAGCGCTGTCAAAATTACCCcggcccggagttcccctttaagggggtgtTTATGCCATAAGGAGCTATGCATGACCACAAATGCTAATAGATGAATATTATTCTGCTGTTCAATCCTACTAATGAGTGGGTTTAATCTTGAATATATGAGATTAGACTGTTGCTATGTTATGGTAATTAATTAGATAGTAGCCTTATATAACTAATttaagcatttaaaggggttgtcttattAGGATAACCCTTGTTCATACTCACTTATGAGTAGAAGCTGTAGTTCTCACTCTTATCAATAAGAGATGCCCATGgttatacagcacatgtacaacTATTCACCTGAATGGTTACCATGTaagattatgttcacactacgtaaaataccGGCCGTTGTCcgttatatctgccgaattaaacttgattttgatgtaaaaaaaattctgagtggtttctcaacggccgtagtttcaagactagcccgtacgatcgtaattctacggccgtagttttggtttCAAAAGTTCGTCCGGCGAAAACAACGGGCGTTattttgcgtagtgtgaacatagcctaatactgtgttTCTCCCTAGAGGACAATGCATGGGAGATGCCATGCAGGCTGCAAATTCTTCCCATACAGTTGCCATGCCGTTGGCATCAGCAGCCAGATCGGCATTGATCAGTTAATTGCATCGGCATCTCCATGTGTGTGATTTGTATGCCGTATTTATGATCGATGAATAAATGCTTATGTATagtaaaaaatctttcaaatttgaTAGATATGGAATTCTTTTGGACAATGGATCTTCCCATTAACAAGACTCTTGCCGCTGACATTGTTCTCATTGGATTTTCCGAAAGTTTGAAGATAAACGTTCTCCTCTTTCTGGTCTTCTCCGTCATCTATTTGGCCACTATAGTCGGCAATGGCTTCATGGTGTGTGTGATCATCATCTGTCCACACTTACACACCCCTATGTACTTGTTCCTCTGCAATTTAGCAGTTATAGACTTTTTTTACTCTTCGAGAACAGTCCCGAAGCTTCTGATAGACCTCTTGTCTTCTAGTAGAAGGATTTCCCTGGTTGCTTGCCGATTTCAAGTCTACAGTGGGCTTCTCTTGGGCCAAACAGAATGTCTACTACTTGCCCTCATGGCGTATGATCGATATGTGGCTATTTGTAGACCACTCAACTATCTCATCATCATGAGGTGGAGCGTTTGCTATCGACTCACTACTATTACCTGGGTTATTGGTTTTATAGCCACACTGCTTCCGTCATTACTTGTGCCAATACGGTATTGTAACCCAAACCAGATCAACCATTTTGCCTGTGAGATTCTGGATGTCGTAAAGTTGTCCTGTGACAGTGTTCCCAACATTGAGATTGGATTTGTGATTCTTACTATTATCACCATCTTTGTTCCCTTTATATTTATCCTACTCTCGTATATTGTCATCATATCGTCTATATTAAAGCTTCACTCCACCGGCCGCTCTAAGGCCTTCTCTACATGTAGCTCTCACCTCACCGTGGTGTCCTTGTTCTACGGGACGCTGCTTATTGTCTTATTGGTGCCATCCAGGTACACAGCCAACCAAGAAAAATACACTTCTATTTTAACTTCAATTTTGATCCCGATGCTCAATCCTCTTATCTATAGTCTTAAAAATAAGGATGTCACCAAAATTTTGGTGACAAAAAAGGAGAAATTTTTAGGATTCCATTTACATGGCTAGAACTGAATCATGTGGATGTGTCCACCCGCCCCTTTCCACAAATTTTTTTGTAGTGGTTCTCTGGCCAAAAAGAATGAtaagctcatcagtcactgatcgacCCAAACCAATCCGATGTTTAATACCTGCACTATACACTACACAGCAGTTTTTCTATTTTAAACTGAAAAACCCTttacaggggtattccaagaaataTTATCTTACTTGGCTCTTTTCAGCACCTCCATAGGATTTAATAAAACCTGTCAAAATAACAAGCAACCTTTACTTCCCTCTCCCCGTGCCAGCGATGAGCAGTGTGACCGGCTTCGGGACCTCCAgctggaaggcatttccccccgagttgtgatgaatTCACAACTCCGGGGAGAATGCctatcctggctgatggacagcccgaatcagtgactgcagcaacaTCCAGCatctttattacacaaaacggACATAAACAAGATGCAAATTTTTGTTCACGCTTTAGAGTCAGAGGCATGTTAAGTTATGCTACAGTAtaggatatacactcaccggccactttattaggtacaccatgctagtaacgggttgaacccccttttgccttcagaactgcctcaattcttcgcgGCAtcgatacaacaaggtgctggaagcttcctcagagattttggtccatattgacatgatagcatcacacagttgccgcagatttgtcggctgcacatccatgatgccaatctcccgttccaccacatcccaaagatgctctattggattgagatctggtgactgtggaggccattggagtacagtgacctcattgtcatgttcaagaaaccagtctgagatgattttagctttatgacatggcgcattatcctgctgaaagtagccatcagatgttgggtccattgtggtcataaagggatggacatggtcagcaacaatactcagggaggctgtggcgttgcaacgatgctcaattggtaccaaggggcccaaagagtgccaagaaaatattccccacactatgacaccaccaccaccagcctgaaccgttgatacaaggcaggatggatccatgctttcatgctgttgacgccaaattctgaccctatccaaatgtcgcagcagaaattgagactcatcagaccaggcaacgtttttccaatcttctactgtccaatttcgatgagcttgtgcaaattgtagcctcagtttcctgttcttagctgagcggagtggcacccggtgtggtcttctgctgctgtagcccatctgcctcaaagttggccgtactgtgcgagatgctcttctgcctaccttggttgtaacggttggctatttgagtcactgttgcctttctatcagctcgaaccagtctgcccattctcctctgacctctggcatcaacaaggcatttccgcccacagaactgccgctcactggatgttttttctttttcggaccattctctgtaaaccctagagatggttgtgcgtgaaaatcccagtagatcagcagtttctgaaatactcagaccagcccttctggcaccaacaaccatgccacgttcaaaggcactcaaatcacctttcttccccatactgatgctcggtttgaactgcaggagattgtcttgaccatgtctacatgcctaaatgcactgagttgccgccatgtgattggctgattagaaattaagtggtaacgtgcagttggacaggtgtacctaataaagtggccggtgagtgtatatatatatatatatttttttttttattataatttttttttacaataatgtgAAGTGTTCAAACATTTGTGACTATTTAAAgcaaattttcagtttttttttaataataatgaccccccccccccatataacataaaTATCCCAGTAAAGGATGTCTGGGTGGATCCTCCTTTATTGGTACGCCACTATGTTGGTGCCTCTTTGTATTCTTCTATTCCTTGGACTAGATGCTGTGTGTGGTCTCTTCCATTATATTTTGTTCATTATATTATCATTCTTCACTTATTTTGTGATAACTACATGGTTGTATTAACAATATTTTAAAACATTTCTTTAGCAAACTCGCTTTCCGctagaagaattgacatgtcaactcttctGGTGGTgaatcccattgaaattaatCGAGCAAtgagtttctgctctgaaatttgtCAGCACAGGAGCTAAAAGTGAGGGGTCCCAATAGACAACACCATATTTGTATTCTTTTACATAATAAATATTATCCCGGTGAGATCATAAAGTCGTGGAATAGAATATAAATGACACAAATAAGACAACACTATAATAAGACCATCTAGCGGTTAGTCCCATGTCCCATCTGGTACTAACAGAGTGGCGTGCTCTTTGTGGCGTAGCTCTTGTAGCATACTTTGAATATTCTTGAGTTTTCTCAATAAAATCAGTTTTTATGAGCAATTGAAAAACAACTTTCCTTTCCTTCTTCTGGATGTGTTTTTGGTGTTCTGGTTTTTCATTACAACAGGGTTGTAAATTGATGTCATTTCCTGGCAGTATGGATGAGCGAATATCCAGTACTAGTGGAGCACTTCGCTAGGCTTGGCGgtcagcttgtcagccggctgcctttgatctccgtgCCGCTCTGTGCCTGGTGCCCGGAgaagctgtatccagtccttcTTATCAATAATTttgaaaaaggaaaacaaaaaagcaaGTGCGGGCCTCACAGGGGGACTCCGGCCATTAACAAATAGCTCCACTGCTAAACTTGCTGGTTGCtttacaatcccccccccccattacaattCTCCAGAAGCCCACTGCCAACAGGGATGGGTTTCTGCTGAAAAGGGCCAGGGTCCGAATCATCGGCCATCTCTCGCTCTTGGCCacagctattagagatgagcgaacctggagcatgcttgagtcgatacgaacctgaacgatcggtatttgattagctggggctgctgaacttggataaagctctaaggttgtctggaaaacatggatacagccaatgactatatccatgctttccacatagccttagggctttatccaagttcagcagccaccgctaatcaaatgccgaaagttcaggttcgtatcgactccagcatgctccaggttcgctcatctctaacagctaTCTTCAAAAGCTTCAACAAACTGTGTATAAAAACTGTTGTTGCAATCAAACATCACTTACTTGAGCACAGAAGGTTTTCCGTTGCAGTAGTGGGATAGCTAAAAGGACCAAGTTTCTGCCCAGTTTCGAACCAGGAACCTTTTGTGCGTGAACCAGACGTGACAACCACCCCATTCCTGGTaata carries:
- the LOC138795309 gene encoding olfactory receptor 13C9-like — encoded protein: MDLPINKTLAADIVLIGFSESLKINVLLFLVFSVIYLATIVGNGFMVCVIIICPHLHTPMYLFLCNLAVIDFFYSSRTVPKLLIDLLSSSRRISLVACRFQVYSGLLLGQTECLLLALMAYDRYVAICRPLNYLIIMRWSVCYRLTTITWVIGFIATLLPSLLVPIRYCNPNQINHFACEILDVVKLSCDSVPNIEIGFVILTIITIFVPFIFILLSYIVIISSILKLHSTGRSKAFSTCSSHLTVVSLFYGTLLIVLLVPSSTSIGFNKTCQNNKQPLLPSPRASDEQCDRLRDLQLEGISPRVVMNSQLRGECLSWLMDSPNQ